A single window of Dermochelys coriacea isolate rDerCor1 chromosome 14, rDerCor1.pri.v4, whole genome shotgun sequence DNA harbors:
- the LOC119842751 gene encoding zinc finger protein 883-like isoform X2 yields the protein MRKPGKATGLLIDNCSVSSQMEQGEEPRVPDLQGCEEWEISGDETVSENKEETPQQEGPEQVEQPGMLLGRAERDVSQSHEQGEACESQRRLEKHQKNQPGKGERKSTCCREGLKKPEDISACQREGKGGENGDTRTVSWKSCRQSSELSGQQTIHPGEKPNKCADCEKSFTQKSALVRHQRLHTGEKPYKCSDCGKSFSVSSHLITHQRLHTGERPYKCLDCGKSFSESSNFIHHRRIHTGERPYKCPDCGKCFSNNSDLTRHHRTHTGERPYECPDCRKSFSVRSHLARHQRVHAKEEELESSPLLAHQRLPSDEKLYKCPDCWRRFRDSRGLVTHQRIHTGQKCYQCSDCGKSFGVSSALSEHQRIHAGEKPSVCPDCGKCFLQSSELLLHQISHAGGKPYTCEECGKHFTQRSNLQAHLKHHTAEKPHKCTQCGKSFVKHSILARHQITHMDLKPFKCSMCSKSFTQLSSLTRHERVHEAEMLSEPPDWMAEMNHTFIDSSGRAWNWAREYPAAQLWGEEAAITRPKLISDPQLTPGLANPSQGRGDLSQPLLSAADLAAEPPSSSASCQDSAGRENVLISLD from the exons ATGAGAAAGCCAGGAAAGGCCACAG GATTACTCATTGACAACTGCAGTGTGAGCTCTCAGATGGAACAAGGGGAAGAGCCACGGGTCCCAGATCTCCAGGGCTGTGAAGAATGGGAGATTTCAG GTGATGAGACAGTGAGTGAGAACAAGGAAGAGACCCCTCAGCAGGAAGGTCCCGAGCAAGTGGAACAGCCTGGGATGCTATTGGGAAGAGCTGAAAGGGATGTTTCCCAGAGTCATGAGCAGGGAGAAGCCTGTGAGAGTCAGCGCAGGCTGGAGAAGCATCAGAAAAACCagccagggaagggagagagaaaatccaCTTGCTGCAGAGAAGGACTCAAGAAACCAGAAGACATCTCAGCCTGtcagagagaagggaaaggaggtGAAAATGGAGATACACGCACTGTGTCTTGGAAGAGCTGTAGACAGAGCTCAGAACTTAGTGGTCAGCAGACCATCCACCCCGGAGAGAAGCCCAATAAATGCGCTGACTGTGAGAAAAGTTTTACCCAGAAATCAGCCCTTGTTAGACACCAAAGGCTGCACACGGGAGAGAAGCCCTACAAATGCAGtgactgtgggaagagcttcagcgTGAGCTCACACCTGATCACCCACCAGAGACtgcacacgggagagagaccctacaagtgcctggactgtgggaaaagcttcagcgaGAGCTCAAACTTTATTCACcatcggagaatccacacaggagagagaccctataaatgcccgGACTGCGGGAAATGCTTCAGTAACAACTCAGACCTCACAAGGCACCACCGGACCCACACGGGAGAGAGGCCTTATGAGTGCCCGGACTGCAGGAAGAGCTTCAGCGTGAGGTCCCATTTAGCTAGACACCAGCGCGTGCACGcaaaggaggaggagctggaaagCTCCCCCCTTCTTGCACATCAGAGACTCCCATCAGACGAGAAGCTCTACAAATGCCCTGACTGCTGGAGAAGGTTCAGGGACAGCAGAGGTCTcgtcacacatcagagaatccacacagggcaGAAATGCTACCAGTGCTCTGACTGCGGGAAAAGTTTCGGTGTGAGTTCAGCTCTTTCTGAGCACCAGAGAATCCACGCAGGTGAGAAACCCAGCGTCTGCCCGGATTGTGGGAAATGCTTTCTTCAGAGCTCAGAGCTGCTCCTCCACCAGATTAGCCATGCAGGGGGGAAGCCCTACACATGTGAAGAGTGTGGTAAACACTTCACTCAGAGATCAAATCTCCAGGCACACCTCAAACATCACACAGCCGAGAAGCCCCATAAATGCACCCAGTGTGGGAAGAGCTTTGTCAAGCACTCCATCCTGGCCAGGCACCAGATCACCCACATGGACCTGAAACCATTTAAATGCTCTATGTGCAGCAAAAGCTTCACTCAGCTCTCCAGCCTCACGAGGCATGAGAGAGTCCACGAGGCAGAGATGCTCTCCGAGCCCCCCGACTGGATGGCAGAAATGAACCATACATTCATCGATTCCAGCGGGCGGGCGTGGAACTGGGCTCGAGAGTACCCGGCTGCCCAGctgtggggtgaggaggcagcCATAACCAGACCCAAACTGATCAGTGACCCTCAGCTTACGCCTGGTCTGGCAAATCCCAGTCAGGGCAGGGGAGACCTCAGTCAGCCCCTTTTAAGTGCAGCTGACCTGGCTGCTGAGCCACCAAGCTCCTCTGCCTCCTGCCAGGACAGTGCAGGAAGGGAGAATGTCTTAATCTCCCTGGACTGA
- the LOC119842751 gene encoding zinc finger protein 883-like isoform X3 encodes MRKPGKATGLLIDNCSVSSQMEQGEEPRVPDLQGCEEWEISGETVSENKEETPQQEGPEQVEQPGMLLGRAERDVSQSHEQGEACESQRRLEKHQKNQPGKGERKSTCCREGLKKPEDISACQREGKGGENGDTRTVSWKSCRQSSELSGQQTIHPGEKPNKCADCEKSFTQKSALVRHQRLHTGEKPYKCSDCGKSFSVSSHLITHQRLHTGERPYKCLDCGKSFSESSNFIHHRRIHTGERPYKCPDCGKCFSNNSDLTRHHRTHTGERPYECPDCRKSFSVRSHLARHQRVHAKEEELESSPLLAHQRLPSDEKLYKCPDCWRRFRDSRGLVTHQRIHTGQKCYQCSDCGKSFGVSSALSEHQRIHAGEKPSVCPDCGKCFLQSSELLLHQISHAGGKPYTCEECGKHFTQRSNLQAHLKHHTAEKPHKCTQCGKSFVKHSILARHQITHMDLKPFKCSMCSKSFTQLSSLTRHERVHEAEMLSEPPDWMAEMNHTFIDSSGRAWNWAREYPAAQLWGEEAAITRPKLISDPQLTPGLANPSQGRGDLSQPLLSAADLAAEPPSSSASCQDSAGRENVLISLD; translated from the exons ATGAGAAAGCCAGGAAAGGCCACAG GATTACTCATTGACAACTGCAGTGTGAGCTCTCAGATGGAACAAGGGGAAGAGCCACGGGTCCCAGATCTCCAGGGCTGTGAAGAATGGGAGATTTCAGGTGAG ACAGTGAGTGAGAACAAGGAAGAGACCCCTCAGCAGGAAGGTCCCGAGCAAGTGGAACAGCCTGGGATGCTATTGGGAAGAGCTGAAAGGGATGTTTCCCAGAGTCATGAGCAGGGAGAAGCCTGTGAGAGTCAGCGCAGGCTGGAGAAGCATCAGAAAAACCagccagggaagggagagagaaaatccaCTTGCTGCAGAGAAGGACTCAAGAAACCAGAAGACATCTCAGCCTGtcagagagaagggaaaggaggtGAAAATGGAGATACACGCACTGTGTCTTGGAAGAGCTGTAGACAGAGCTCAGAACTTAGTGGTCAGCAGACCATCCACCCCGGAGAGAAGCCCAATAAATGCGCTGACTGTGAGAAAAGTTTTACCCAGAAATCAGCCCTTGTTAGACACCAAAGGCTGCACACGGGAGAGAAGCCCTACAAATGCAGtgactgtgggaagagcttcagcgTGAGCTCACACCTGATCACCCACCAGAGACtgcacacgggagagagaccctacaagtgcctggactgtgggaaaagcttcagcgaGAGCTCAAACTTTATTCACcatcggagaatccacacaggagagagaccctataaatgcccgGACTGCGGGAAATGCTTCAGTAACAACTCAGACCTCACAAGGCACCACCGGACCCACACGGGAGAGAGGCCTTATGAGTGCCCGGACTGCAGGAAGAGCTTCAGCGTGAGGTCCCATTTAGCTAGACACCAGCGCGTGCACGcaaaggaggaggagctggaaagCTCCCCCCTTCTTGCACATCAGAGACTCCCATCAGACGAGAAGCTCTACAAATGCCCTGACTGCTGGAGAAGGTTCAGGGACAGCAGAGGTCTcgtcacacatcagagaatccacacagggcaGAAATGCTACCAGTGCTCTGACTGCGGGAAAAGTTTCGGTGTGAGTTCAGCTCTTTCTGAGCACCAGAGAATCCACGCAGGTGAGAAACCCAGCGTCTGCCCGGATTGTGGGAAATGCTTTCTTCAGAGCTCAGAGCTGCTCCTCCACCAGATTAGCCATGCAGGGGGGAAGCCCTACACATGTGAAGAGTGTGGTAAACACTTCACTCAGAGATCAAATCTCCAGGCACACCTCAAACATCACACAGCCGAGAAGCCCCATAAATGCACCCAGTGTGGGAAGAGCTTTGTCAAGCACTCCATCCTGGCCAGGCACCAGATCACCCACATGGACCTGAAACCATTTAAATGCTCTATGTGCAGCAAAAGCTTCACTCAGCTCTCCAGCCTCACGAGGCATGAGAGAGTCCACGAGGCAGAGATGCTCTCCGAGCCCCCCGACTGGATGGCAGAAATGAACCATACATTCATCGATTCCAGCGGGCGGGCGTGGAACTGGGCTCGAGAGTACCCGGCTGCCCAGctgtggggtgaggaggcagcCATAACCAGACCCAAACTGATCAGTGACCCTCAGCTTACGCCTGGTCTGGCAAATCCCAGTCAGGGCAGGGGAGACCTCAGTCAGCCCCTTTTAAGTGCAGCTGACCTGGCTGCTGAGCCACCAAGCTCCTCTGCCTCCTGCCAGGACAGTGCAGGAAGGGAGAATGTCTTAATCTCCCTGGACTGA
- the LOC119842751 gene encoding zinc finger protein 883-like isoform X1, translated as MRKPGKATGLLIDNCSVSSQMEQGEEPRVPDLQGCEEWEISAGDETVSENKEETPQQEGPEQVEQPGMLLGRAERDVSQSHEQGEACESQRRLEKHQKNQPGKGERKSTCCREGLKKPEDISACQREGKGGENGDTRTVSWKSCRQSSELSGQQTIHPGEKPNKCADCEKSFTQKSALVRHQRLHTGEKPYKCSDCGKSFSVSSHLITHQRLHTGERPYKCLDCGKSFSESSNFIHHRRIHTGERPYKCPDCGKCFSNNSDLTRHHRTHTGERPYECPDCRKSFSVRSHLARHQRVHAKEEELESSPLLAHQRLPSDEKLYKCPDCWRRFRDSRGLVTHQRIHTGQKCYQCSDCGKSFGVSSALSEHQRIHAGEKPSVCPDCGKCFLQSSELLLHQISHAGGKPYTCEECGKHFTQRSNLQAHLKHHTAEKPHKCTQCGKSFVKHSILARHQITHMDLKPFKCSMCSKSFTQLSSLTRHERVHEAEMLSEPPDWMAEMNHTFIDSSGRAWNWAREYPAAQLWGEEAAITRPKLISDPQLTPGLANPSQGRGDLSQPLLSAADLAAEPPSSSASCQDSAGRENVLISLD; from the exons ATGAGAAAGCCAGGAAAGGCCACAG GATTACTCATTGACAACTGCAGTGTGAGCTCTCAGATGGAACAAGGGGAAGAGCCACGGGTCCCAGATCTCCAGGGCTGTGAAGAATGGGAGATTTCAG CAGGTGATGAGACAGTGAGTGAGAACAAGGAAGAGACCCCTCAGCAGGAAGGTCCCGAGCAAGTGGAACAGCCTGGGATGCTATTGGGAAGAGCTGAAAGGGATGTTTCCCAGAGTCATGAGCAGGGAGAAGCCTGTGAGAGTCAGCGCAGGCTGGAGAAGCATCAGAAAAACCagccagggaagggagagagaaaatccaCTTGCTGCAGAGAAGGACTCAAGAAACCAGAAGACATCTCAGCCTGtcagagagaagggaaaggaggtGAAAATGGAGATACACGCACTGTGTCTTGGAAGAGCTGTAGACAGAGCTCAGAACTTAGTGGTCAGCAGACCATCCACCCCGGAGAGAAGCCCAATAAATGCGCTGACTGTGAGAAAAGTTTTACCCAGAAATCAGCCCTTGTTAGACACCAAAGGCTGCACACGGGAGAGAAGCCCTACAAATGCAGtgactgtgggaagagcttcagcgTGAGCTCACACCTGATCACCCACCAGAGACtgcacacgggagagagaccctacaagtgcctggactgtgggaaaagcttcagcgaGAGCTCAAACTTTATTCACcatcggagaatccacacaggagagagaccctataaatgcccgGACTGCGGGAAATGCTTCAGTAACAACTCAGACCTCACAAGGCACCACCGGACCCACACGGGAGAGAGGCCTTATGAGTGCCCGGACTGCAGGAAGAGCTTCAGCGTGAGGTCCCATTTAGCTAGACACCAGCGCGTGCACGcaaaggaggaggagctggaaagCTCCCCCCTTCTTGCACATCAGAGACTCCCATCAGACGAGAAGCTCTACAAATGCCCTGACTGCTGGAGAAGGTTCAGGGACAGCAGAGGTCTcgtcacacatcagagaatccacacagggcaGAAATGCTACCAGTGCTCTGACTGCGGGAAAAGTTTCGGTGTGAGTTCAGCTCTTTCTGAGCACCAGAGAATCCACGCAGGTGAGAAACCCAGCGTCTGCCCGGATTGTGGGAAATGCTTTCTTCAGAGCTCAGAGCTGCTCCTCCACCAGATTAGCCATGCAGGGGGGAAGCCCTACACATGTGAAGAGTGTGGTAAACACTTCACTCAGAGATCAAATCTCCAGGCACACCTCAAACATCACACAGCCGAGAAGCCCCATAAATGCACCCAGTGTGGGAAGAGCTTTGTCAAGCACTCCATCCTGGCCAGGCACCAGATCACCCACATGGACCTGAAACCATTTAAATGCTCTATGTGCAGCAAAAGCTTCACTCAGCTCTCCAGCCTCACGAGGCATGAGAGAGTCCACGAGGCAGAGATGCTCTCCGAGCCCCCCGACTGGATGGCAGAAATGAACCATACATTCATCGATTCCAGCGGGCGGGCGTGGAACTGGGCTCGAGAGTACCCGGCTGCCCAGctgtggggtgaggaggcagcCATAACCAGACCCAAACTGATCAGTGACCCTCAGCTTACGCCTGGTCTGGCAAATCCCAGTCAGGGCAGGGGAGACCTCAGTCAGCCCCTTTTAAGTGCAGCTGACCTGGCTGCTGAGCCACCAAGCTCCTCTGCCTCCTGCCAGGACAGTGCAGGAAGGGAGAATGTCTTAATCTCCCTGGACTGA
- the LOC119842751 gene encoding zinc finger protein 883-like isoform X4 yields the protein MEQGEEPRVPDLQGCEEWEISAGDETVSENKEETPQQEGPEQVEQPGMLLGRAERDVSQSHEQGEACESQRRLEKHQKNQPGKGERKSTCCREGLKKPEDISACQREGKGGENGDTRTVSWKSCRQSSELSGQQTIHPGEKPNKCADCEKSFTQKSALVRHQRLHTGEKPYKCSDCGKSFSVSSHLITHQRLHTGERPYKCLDCGKSFSESSNFIHHRRIHTGERPYKCPDCGKCFSNNSDLTRHHRTHTGERPYECPDCRKSFSVRSHLARHQRVHAKEEELESSPLLAHQRLPSDEKLYKCPDCWRRFRDSRGLVTHQRIHTGQKCYQCSDCGKSFGVSSALSEHQRIHAGEKPSVCPDCGKCFLQSSELLLHQISHAGGKPYTCEECGKHFTQRSNLQAHLKHHTAEKPHKCTQCGKSFVKHSILARHQITHMDLKPFKCSMCSKSFTQLSSLTRHERVHEAEMLSEPPDWMAEMNHTFIDSSGRAWNWAREYPAAQLWGEEAAITRPKLISDPQLTPGLANPSQGRGDLSQPLLSAADLAAEPPSSSASCQDSAGRENVLISLD from the exons ATGGAACAAGGGGAAGAGCCACGGGTCCCAGATCTCCAGGGCTGTGAAGAATGGGAGATTTCAG CAGGTGATGAGACAGTGAGTGAGAACAAGGAAGAGACCCCTCAGCAGGAAGGTCCCGAGCAAGTGGAACAGCCTGGGATGCTATTGGGAAGAGCTGAAAGGGATGTTTCCCAGAGTCATGAGCAGGGAGAAGCCTGTGAGAGTCAGCGCAGGCTGGAGAAGCATCAGAAAAACCagccagggaagggagagagaaaatccaCTTGCTGCAGAGAAGGACTCAAGAAACCAGAAGACATCTCAGCCTGtcagagagaagggaaaggaggtGAAAATGGAGATACACGCACTGTGTCTTGGAAGAGCTGTAGACAGAGCTCAGAACTTAGTGGTCAGCAGACCATCCACCCCGGAGAGAAGCCCAATAAATGCGCTGACTGTGAGAAAAGTTTTACCCAGAAATCAGCCCTTGTTAGACACCAAAGGCTGCACACGGGAGAGAAGCCCTACAAATGCAGtgactgtgggaagagcttcagcgTGAGCTCACACCTGATCACCCACCAGAGACtgcacacgggagagagaccctacaagtgcctggactgtgggaaaagcttcagcgaGAGCTCAAACTTTATTCACcatcggagaatccacacaggagagagaccctataaatgcccgGACTGCGGGAAATGCTTCAGTAACAACTCAGACCTCACAAGGCACCACCGGACCCACACGGGAGAGAGGCCTTATGAGTGCCCGGACTGCAGGAAGAGCTTCAGCGTGAGGTCCCATTTAGCTAGACACCAGCGCGTGCACGcaaaggaggaggagctggaaagCTCCCCCCTTCTTGCACATCAGAGACTCCCATCAGACGAGAAGCTCTACAAATGCCCTGACTGCTGGAGAAGGTTCAGGGACAGCAGAGGTCTcgtcacacatcagagaatccacacagggcaGAAATGCTACCAGTGCTCTGACTGCGGGAAAAGTTTCGGTGTGAGTTCAGCTCTTTCTGAGCACCAGAGAATCCACGCAGGTGAGAAACCCAGCGTCTGCCCGGATTGTGGGAAATGCTTTCTTCAGAGCTCAGAGCTGCTCCTCCACCAGATTAGCCATGCAGGGGGGAAGCCCTACACATGTGAAGAGTGTGGTAAACACTTCACTCAGAGATCAAATCTCCAGGCACACCTCAAACATCACACAGCCGAGAAGCCCCATAAATGCACCCAGTGTGGGAAGAGCTTTGTCAAGCACTCCATCCTGGCCAGGCACCAGATCACCCACATGGACCTGAAACCATTTAAATGCTCTATGTGCAGCAAAAGCTTCACTCAGCTCTCCAGCCTCACGAGGCATGAGAGAGTCCACGAGGCAGAGATGCTCTCCGAGCCCCCCGACTGGATGGCAGAAATGAACCATACATTCATCGATTCCAGCGGGCGGGCGTGGAACTGGGCTCGAGAGTACCCGGCTGCCCAGctgtggggtgaggaggcagcCATAACCAGACCCAAACTGATCAGTGACCCTCAGCTTACGCCTGGTCTGGCAAATCCCAGTCAGGGCAGGGGAGACCTCAGTCAGCCCCTTTTAAGTGCAGCTGACCTGGCTGCTGAGCCACCAAGCTCCTCTGCCTCCTGCCAGGACAGTGCAGGAAGGGAGAATGTCTTAATCTCCCTGGACTGA
- the LOC119842751 gene encoding zinc finger protein 883-like isoform X5 has protein sequence MEQGEEPRVPDLQGCEEWEISGETVSENKEETPQQEGPEQVEQPGMLLGRAERDVSQSHEQGEACESQRRLEKHQKNQPGKGERKSTCCREGLKKPEDISACQREGKGGENGDTRTVSWKSCRQSSELSGQQTIHPGEKPNKCADCEKSFTQKSALVRHQRLHTGEKPYKCSDCGKSFSVSSHLITHQRLHTGERPYKCLDCGKSFSESSNFIHHRRIHTGERPYKCPDCGKCFSNNSDLTRHHRTHTGERPYECPDCRKSFSVRSHLARHQRVHAKEEELESSPLLAHQRLPSDEKLYKCPDCWRRFRDSRGLVTHQRIHTGQKCYQCSDCGKSFGVSSALSEHQRIHAGEKPSVCPDCGKCFLQSSELLLHQISHAGGKPYTCEECGKHFTQRSNLQAHLKHHTAEKPHKCTQCGKSFVKHSILARHQITHMDLKPFKCSMCSKSFTQLSSLTRHERVHEAEMLSEPPDWMAEMNHTFIDSSGRAWNWAREYPAAQLWGEEAAITRPKLISDPQLTPGLANPSQGRGDLSQPLLSAADLAAEPPSSSASCQDSAGRENVLISLD, from the exons ATGGAACAAGGGGAAGAGCCACGGGTCCCAGATCTCCAGGGCTGTGAAGAATGGGAGATTTCAGGTGAG ACAGTGAGTGAGAACAAGGAAGAGACCCCTCAGCAGGAAGGTCCCGAGCAAGTGGAACAGCCTGGGATGCTATTGGGAAGAGCTGAAAGGGATGTTTCCCAGAGTCATGAGCAGGGAGAAGCCTGTGAGAGTCAGCGCAGGCTGGAGAAGCATCAGAAAAACCagccagggaagggagagagaaaatccaCTTGCTGCAGAGAAGGACTCAAGAAACCAGAAGACATCTCAGCCTGtcagagagaagggaaaggaggtGAAAATGGAGATACACGCACTGTGTCTTGGAAGAGCTGTAGACAGAGCTCAGAACTTAGTGGTCAGCAGACCATCCACCCCGGAGAGAAGCCCAATAAATGCGCTGACTGTGAGAAAAGTTTTACCCAGAAATCAGCCCTTGTTAGACACCAAAGGCTGCACACGGGAGAGAAGCCCTACAAATGCAGtgactgtgggaagagcttcagcgTGAGCTCACACCTGATCACCCACCAGAGACtgcacacgggagagagaccctacaagtgcctggactgtgggaaaagcttcagcgaGAGCTCAAACTTTATTCACcatcggagaatccacacaggagagagaccctataaatgcccgGACTGCGGGAAATGCTTCAGTAACAACTCAGACCTCACAAGGCACCACCGGACCCACACGGGAGAGAGGCCTTATGAGTGCCCGGACTGCAGGAAGAGCTTCAGCGTGAGGTCCCATTTAGCTAGACACCAGCGCGTGCACGcaaaggaggaggagctggaaagCTCCCCCCTTCTTGCACATCAGAGACTCCCATCAGACGAGAAGCTCTACAAATGCCCTGACTGCTGGAGAAGGTTCAGGGACAGCAGAGGTCTcgtcacacatcagagaatccacacagggcaGAAATGCTACCAGTGCTCTGACTGCGGGAAAAGTTTCGGTGTGAGTTCAGCTCTTTCTGAGCACCAGAGAATCCACGCAGGTGAGAAACCCAGCGTCTGCCCGGATTGTGGGAAATGCTTTCTTCAGAGCTCAGAGCTGCTCCTCCACCAGATTAGCCATGCAGGGGGGAAGCCCTACACATGTGAAGAGTGTGGTAAACACTTCACTCAGAGATCAAATCTCCAGGCACACCTCAAACATCACACAGCCGAGAAGCCCCATAAATGCACCCAGTGTGGGAAGAGCTTTGTCAAGCACTCCATCCTGGCCAGGCACCAGATCACCCACATGGACCTGAAACCATTTAAATGCTCTATGTGCAGCAAAAGCTTCACTCAGCTCTCCAGCCTCACGAGGCATGAGAGAGTCCACGAGGCAGAGATGCTCTCCGAGCCCCCCGACTGGATGGCAGAAATGAACCATACATTCATCGATTCCAGCGGGCGGGCGTGGAACTGGGCTCGAGAGTACCCGGCTGCCCAGctgtggggtgaggaggcagcCATAACCAGACCCAAACTGATCAGTGACCCTCAGCTTACGCCTGGTCTGGCAAATCCCAGTCAGGGCAGGGGAGACCTCAGTCAGCCCCTTTTAAGTGCAGCTGACCTGGCTGCTGAGCCACCAAGCTCCTCTGCCTCCTGCCAGGACAGTGCAGGAAGGGAGAATGTCTTAATCTCCCTGGACTGA
- the LOC122456580 gene encoding zinc finger protein 629-like, whose product MQESVLQQSNRTGPGPGTPEETGVKKSTVLKDDSWTFQTHLTDTKRPRDLGLSLGHQNTTFKQKSPTYTCSSETPSPLPLLHDLLHMYTREHTRERDPTVALSVSKASAPTPTCSGTGGATRGRNPLSALIAGKGSLVPLTSRHQRIHTGEKPYNCSECGQSFSRSSNFLRHQRTHTGEKPFQCPECGKSFQERSDIYRHHRTHTGERPYQCLDCGKGFAVNSDLIRHKRVHMGEKPYQCLGCGRSFSRSCHLIAHQRTYMAYQAPMSRGGVKNTFADLFICQGNSALAYLAACLRTLDSSSSPPPLPLTGPTNATSALLLLALLCQGSFPGCFFWVEVLVEVNQSGVEI is encoded by the exons AtgcaggagtcagtccttcagCAGAGCAACAGGACAGGACCTGGGCCCGGGACTCCTGAGGAGACTGGAGTTAAGAAGAGCACAGTGTTAAAGGACGATTCCTGGACCTTCCAGACACATCTCACAGACACAAAACGGCCCAGGGATTTGGGTCTCTCCTTGGG ACATCAGAACACAACCTTCAAGCAGAAATCTCCAACTTACACCTGTTCCTCAGAGACCCCATCCCCATTACCACTGCTCCATGATCTTCTCCACATG TACACCAGAGAAcacacacgggagagagaccctacagtTGCCTTGAGTGTGAGCAAAGCTTCAGCCCCAACTCCAACCTGCTCCGGCACAGGAGGAGCCACACGGGGGAGAAACCCTTTATCTGCCCTGATTGCAGGAAAAGGTTCATTGGTACCGCTGACATCGaggcaccagagaatccacacgggagagaaaccctacaatTGCTCTGAGTGCGGGCAGAGCTTCAGCCGCAGCTCGAATTTCCTGAGGcaccagagaacccacacaggggAGAAGCCCTTTCAATGTCctgagtgcgggaagagcttccaAGAGAGATCAGACATCTACAGGCACCACAGAacccacacaggggagagaccctACCAGTGCCTCGACTGTGGGAAGGGCTTCGCTGTGAACTCGGACCTGATTAGGCATAAGAGAGTTCACATGGGAGAGAAACCCTATCAGTgtctggggtgtgggaggagcttCAGCCGGAGCTGCCACCTGATTGCACATCAGCGAACGTACATGGCCTATCAGGCCCCCATGAGCAgagggggtgtgaaaaacacattTGCTGATCTTTTCATATGTCAGGGGAATTCAGCTTTGGCGTATCTGGCCGCCTGTCTCCGGACCCTTGACTCTagctcctctccccctccactaCCACTGACTGGCCCTACAAATGCCACATCTGCTCTCCTTTTGCTGGCCTTGCTGTGCCAAGGTTCCTTTCCAGGATGTTTCTTTTGGGTTGAGGTGTTAGTGGAGGTAAACCAGAGCGGTGTAGAGATCTGA